A single Rattus norvegicus strain BN/NHsdMcwi chromosome 5, GRCr8, whole genome shotgun sequence DNA region contains:
- the Pik3cd gene encoding phosphatidylinositol 4,5-bisphosphate 3-kinase catalytic subunit delta isoform isoform X3, which translates to MPPGVDCPMEFWTKEESQSVAVDFLLPTGVYLNFPVSRNANLSTIKQVLWHRAQYEPFFHMLSDPEAYVFTCVNQTAEQQELEDEQRRLCDIQPFLPVLRLVAREGDRVKKLINSQISLLIGKGLHEFDSLRDPEVNDFRTKMRQFCEEAAAHRQQLGWVEWLQYSFPLQLEPSARGWRAGLLHVSNRPLLVNVKFEGSEESFTFQVSTKDMPLALMACALRKKATVFRQPLVERPEEYALQVNGRHEYLYGSYPLCHFQYICSCLHSGLTPHLTMVHSSSILAMRDEQSNPAPQVQKPRVKPPPIPAKKPSSVSLWSLEQPFCIELIEGRKVNADERMKLVVQAGLFHGNEMLCKTVSSSEVNVCSEPVWKQRLEFDISICDLPRMARLCFALYAVVEKAKKARSTKKKSKKADCPIAWANLMLFDYKDQLKTGERCLYMWPSVPDEKGELMNPAGTVRGNPNTESAAALVIYLPEVAPHPVYFPALEKILELGRHGERGRITEEELQLREILERRGSGELYEHEKDLVWKMRHEVQEHFPEALARLLLVTKWNKHEDVAQLSQMLYLLCSWPELPVLSALELLDFSFPDCYVGSFAIKSLRKLTDDELFQYLLQLVQVLKYESYLDCELTKFLLGRALANRKIGHFLFWHLRSEMHVPSVALRFGLIMEAYCRGSTHHMKVLMKQGEALSKLKALNDFVKASSQKTTKPQTKEMMHMCMRQETYMEALSHLQSPLDPSTLLEEVCSVEQCTFMDSKMKPLWIMYSSEKAGGAGSVGIIFKNGDDLRQDMLTLQMIQLMDFLWKQEGLDLRMTPYGCLPTGDRTGLIEVVLHSDTIANIQLNKSNMAATAAFNKDALLNWLKSKNPGEALDRAIEEFTLSCAGYCVATYVLGIGDRHSDNIMIRESGQLFHIDFGHFLGNFKTKFGINRERVPFILTYDFVHVIQQGKTNNSEKFERFRGYCERAYTILRRHGLLFLHLFALMRAAGLPELSCSKDIQYLKDSLALGKTEEEALKHFRVKFNEALRESWKTKVNWLAHNVSKDNRQ; encoded by the exons ATGCCCCCTGGGGTAGACTGCCCCATGGAGTTCTGGACCAAAGAGGAGAGCCAGAGCGTGGCCGTTGACTTCTTGCTGCCCACAGGAGTCTACTTGAACTTCCCTGTGTCCCGCAATGCCAACCTCAGCACCATCAAGCAG GTGCTGTGGCATCGTGCACAGTATGAGCCGTTCTTCCACATGCTCAGTGACCCCGAGGCTTATGTGTTCACCTGTGTGAACCAGACAGCGGAGCAGCAGGAGTTGGAGGATGAGCAGCGGAGGCTGTGTGACATCCAGCCCTTCCTGCCCGTGCTGCGCCTGGTGGCCCGAGAGGGGGACCGCGTGAAGAAGCTCATCAACTCACAGATCAGCCTCCTCATCGGCAAAG GTCTCCATGAGTTTGATTCCCTGCGGGACCCGGAAGTAAACGACTTCCGCACTAAGATGCGCCAGTTTTGCGAAGAGGCCGCGGCTCACCGCCAGCAGCTGGGCTGGGTGGAATGGCTGCAGTATAGCTTCCCCCTGCAGCTGGAGCCCTCAGCCAGAGGTTGGCGGGCTGGCTTATTGCATGTCAGCAACCGACCCCTGCTGGTCAATGTGAAGTTCGAGGGCAGTGAG GAGAGCTTCACCTTCCAGGTATCCACCAAGGACATGCCCCTCGCACTGATGGCCTGTGCCCTCCGAAAAAAGGCCACCGTGTTCCGGCAGCCTCTGGTGGAGAGGCCTGAGGAGTATGCCCTGCAGGTGAACGGGAGGCACGAGTACCTCTACGGCAGCTACCCCCTCTGCCACTTTCAG TACATCTGTAGCTGCCTGCACAGCGGACTGACTCCCCATCTGACCATGGtccactcctcctccatcctCGCCATGAGGGATGAGCAGAGCAACCCTGCCCCCCAGGTGCAGAAGCCACGAGTCAAACCTCCCCCGATCCCTGCCAAGAAG CcctcctctgtgtccctgtgGTCCCTGGAACAGCCATTCTGCATTGAGCTGATTGAGGGCCGCAAGGTGAATGCGGATGAAAGGATGAAG CTGGTTGTGCAGGCCGGGCTCTTCCACGGCAATGAGATGCTGTGCAAGACTGTGTCGAGCTCAGAGGTGAATGTGTGCTCAGAGCCCGTGTGGAAGCAGCGACTAGAATTCGACATCAGCATCTGTGACCTCCCCCGAATGGCCCGGCTCTGCTTTGCACTCTATGCTGTCGTGGAGAAGGCTAAGAAGGCGCGCTCCACAAAGAAGAAGTCCAAGAAGGCG GACTGTCCCATCGCTTGGGCCAACCTCATGCTATTCGACTACAAAGATCAGCTCAAGACGGGCGAACGGTGCCTCTACATGTGGCCCTCTGTCCCAG ATGAGAAAGGGGAACTGATGAATCCTGCGGGTACAGTACGTGGTAACCCCAACACAGAGAGTGCCGCTGCCCTGGTCATCTACCTACCTGAGGTGGCTCCCCACCCTGTGTACTTCCCTGCTCTGGAGAAG ATCCTGGAGCTGGGGCGTCACGGGGAGCGTGGGCGCATCACAGAGGAGGAG CTGCAGCTGCGGGAGATCCTGGAGCGGCGGGGATCTGGGGAACTGTACGAACATGAGAAGGACCTGGTGTGGAAGATGCGTCACGAAGTCCAGGAGCATTTCCCAGAGGCGCTGGCCCGCCTGCTACTGGTCACCAAGTGGAATAAACATGAGGATGTGGCCCAG CTGTCCCAGATGCTCTATTTGCTGTGCTCCTGGCCCGAGCTTCCTGTGCTGAGCGCCCTGGAGCTTCTGGACTTTAGTTTTCCTGACTGCTACGTGGGTTCCTTCGCCATCAAGTCCCTACGGAAGCTGAC gGATGACGAGCTTTTCCAGTACCTTCTGCAGCTGGTACAAGTACTCAAATATGAGTCCTACCTGGACTGCGAGTTGACCAAATTCTTGTTGGGCCGAGCCCTGGCTAACCGCAAGATCGGGCACTTCCTGTTCTGGCACCTCCG ctcTGAGATGCATGTACCGTCCGTGGCCCTGCGTTTTGGCCTCATCATGGAAGCCTACTGCAGAGGCAGCACCCACCACATGAAGGTGCTGATGAAGCAG GGGGAGGCACTGAGCAAGCTTAAGGCCCTGAATGACTTTGTGAAGGCGAGCTCGCAGAAGACCACCAAGCCCCAGACCAAGGAGatgatgcatatgtgtatgcgCCAGGAGACTTACATGGAGGCGCTGTCCCACCTGCAGTCTCCCCTCGACCCCAGCACCCTGCTGGAGGAAGTCTG CAGTGTGGAGCAGTGCACCTTCATGGACTCCAAAATGAAGCCATTGTGGATCATGTACAGCAGCGAGAAGGCAGGCGGTGCCGGCAGCGTGGGCATCATCTTTAAGAACGGGGATG ACCTCCGCCAGGACATGCTGACTCTGCAGATGATCCAGCTCATGGACTTCCTATGGAAGCAGGAGGGCCTGGACCTGAG GATGACCCCCTATGGCTGCCTCCCCACCGGAGATCGCACAGGCCTCATTGAGGTGGTCCTCCACTCGGACACCATCGCCAACATCCAGCTGAATAAAAGCAACATGGCAGCCACGGCTGCGTTCAACAAGGACGCTCTGCTCAACTGGCTCAAGTCTAAGAACCCTGG GGAGGCTCTGGATCGGGCCATTGAGGAATTCACCCTCTCCTGTGCTGGCTACTGTGTGGCCACATATGTGCTGGGCATCGGTGACCGGCACAGCGATAACATCATGatcagagagagtgggcag CTTTTCCACATTGACTTTGGCCACTTTCTGGGGAACTTCAAGACCAAGTTCGGGATCAACCGGGAGCGTGTCCCCTTCATTCTCACCTACGACTTTGTCCACGTGATCCAGCAGGGGAAGACTAACAACAGTGAGAAATTTGAAAG GTTCCGAGGCTACTGTGAACGAGCCTACACCATCCTGCGGCGTCACGGGCTGCTTTTCCTTCATCTCTTCGCCCTCATGCGCGCAGCAGGTCTGCCTGAGCTTAGCTGCTCCAAAGACATCCAGTATCTCAAG GACTCTCTGGCACTAGGGAAGACGGAGGAAGAAGCACTAAAGCACTTCCGGGTGAAGTTCAATGAAGCTCTCCGGGAGAGCTGGAAAACCAAAGTCAACTGGCTGGCACACAATGTGTCCAAGGATAACAGGCAGTAA
- the Pik3cd gene encoding phosphatidylinositol 4,5-bisphosphate 3-kinase catalytic subunit delta isoform isoform X7, which translates to MPPGVDCPMEFWTKEESQSVAVDFLLPTGVYLNFPVSRNANLSTIKQVLWHRAQYEPFFHMLSDPEAYVFTCVNQTAEQQELEDEQRRLCDIQPFLPVLRLVAREGDRVKKLINSQISLLIGKGLHEFDSLRDPEVNDFRTKMRQFCEEAAAHRQQLGWVEWLQYSFPLQLEPSARGWRAGLLHVSNRPLLVNVKFEGSEESFTFQVSTKDMPLALMACALRKKATVFRQPLVERPEEYALQVNGRHEYLYGSYPLCHFQYICSCLHSGLTPHLTMVHSSSILAMRDEQSNPAPQVQKPRVKPPPIPAKKPSSVSLWSLEQPFCIELIEGRKVNADERMKLVVQAGLFHGNEMLCKTVSSSEVNVCSEPVWKQRLEFDISICDLPRMARLCFALYAVVEKAKKARSTKKKSKKADCPIAWANLMLFDYKDQLKTGERCLYMWPSVPDEKGELMNPAGTVRGNPNTESAAALVIYLPEVAPHPVYFPALEKILELGRHGERGRITEEELQLREILERRGSGELYEHEKDLVWKMRHEVQEHFPEALARLLLVTKWNKHEDVAQMLYLLCSWPELPVLSALELLDFSFPDCYVGSFAIKSLRKLTDDELFQYLLQLVQVLKYESYLDCELTKFLLGRALANRKIGHFLFWHLRSEMHVPSVALRFGLIMEAYCRGSTHHMKVLMKQGEALSKLKALNDFVKASSQKTTKPQTKEMMHMCMRQETYMEALSHLQSPLDPSTLLEEVCVEQCTFMDSKMKPLWIMYSSEKAGGAGSVGIIFKNGDDLRQDMLTLQMIQLMDFLWKQEGLDLRMTPYGCLPTGDRTGLIEVVLHSDTIANIQLNKSNMAATAAFNKDALLNWLKSKNPGEALDRAIEEFTLSCAGYCVATYVLGIGDRHSDNIMIRESGQLFHIDFGHFLGNFKTKFGINRERVPFILTYDFVHVIQQGKTNNSEKFERFRGYCERAYTILRRHGLLFLHLFALMRAAGLPELSCSKDIQYLKDSLALGKTEEEALKHFRVKFNEALRESWKTKVNWLAHNVSKDNRQ; encoded by the exons ATGCCCCCTGGGGTAGACTGCCCCATGGAGTTCTGGACCAAAGAGGAGAGCCAGAGCGTGGCCGTTGACTTCTTGCTGCCCACAGGAGTCTACTTGAACTTCCCTGTGTCCCGCAATGCCAACCTCAGCACCATCAAGCAG GTGCTGTGGCATCGTGCACAGTATGAGCCGTTCTTCCACATGCTCAGTGACCCCGAGGCTTATGTGTTCACCTGTGTGAACCAGACAGCGGAGCAGCAGGAGTTGGAGGATGAGCAGCGGAGGCTGTGTGACATCCAGCCCTTCCTGCCCGTGCTGCGCCTGGTGGCCCGAGAGGGGGACCGCGTGAAGAAGCTCATCAACTCACAGATCAGCCTCCTCATCGGCAAAG GTCTCCATGAGTTTGATTCCCTGCGGGACCCGGAAGTAAACGACTTCCGCACTAAGATGCGCCAGTTTTGCGAAGAGGCCGCGGCTCACCGCCAGCAGCTGGGCTGGGTGGAATGGCTGCAGTATAGCTTCCCCCTGCAGCTGGAGCCCTCAGCCAGAGGTTGGCGGGCTGGCTTATTGCATGTCAGCAACCGACCCCTGCTGGTCAATGTGAAGTTCGAGGGCAGTGAG GAGAGCTTCACCTTCCAGGTATCCACCAAGGACATGCCCCTCGCACTGATGGCCTGTGCCCTCCGAAAAAAGGCCACCGTGTTCCGGCAGCCTCTGGTGGAGAGGCCTGAGGAGTATGCCCTGCAGGTGAACGGGAGGCACGAGTACCTCTACGGCAGCTACCCCCTCTGCCACTTTCAG TACATCTGTAGCTGCCTGCACAGCGGACTGACTCCCCATCTGACCATGGtccactcctcctccatcctCGCCATGAGGGATGAGCAGAGCAACCCTGCCCCCCAGGTGCAGAAGCCACGAGTCAAACCTCCCCCGATCCCTGCCAAGAAG CcctcctctgtgtccctgtgGTCCCTGGAACAGCCATTCTGCATTGAGCTGATTGAGGGCCGCAAGGTGAATGCGGATGAAAGGATGAAG CTGGTTGTGCAGGCCGGGCTCTTCCACGGCAATGAGATGCTGTGCAAGACTGTGTCGAGCTCAGAGGTGAATGTGTGCTCAGAGCCCGTGTGGAAGCAGCGACTAGAATTCGACATCAGCATCTGTGACCTCCCCCGAATGGCCCGGCTCTGCTTTGCACTCTATGCTGTCGTGGAGAAGGCTAAGAAGGCGCGCTCCACAAAGAAGAAGTCCAAGAAGGCG GACTGTCCCATCGCTTGGGCCAACCTCATGCTATTCGACTACAAAGATCAGCTCAAGACGGGCGAACGGTGCCTCTACATGTGGCCCTCTGTCCCAG ATGAGAAAGGGGAACTGATGAATCCTGCGGGTACAGTACGTGGTAACCCCAACACAGAGAGTGCCGCTGCCCTGGTCATCTACCTACCTGAGGTGGCTCCCCACCCTGTGTACTTCCCTGCTCTGGAGAAG ATCCTGGAGCTGGGGCGTCACGGGGAGCGTGGGCGCATCACAGAGGAGGAG CTGCAGCTGCGGGAGATCCTGGAGCGGCGGGGATCTGGGGAACTGTACGAACATGAGAAGGACCTGGTGTGGAAGATGCGTCACGAAGTCCAGGAGCATTTCCCAGAGGCGCTGGCCCGCCTGCTACTGGTCACCAAGTGGAATAAACATGAGGATGTGGCCCAG ATGCTCTATTTGCTGTGCTCCTGGCCCGAGCTTCCTGTGCTGAGCGCCCTGGAGCTTCTGGACTTTAGTTTTCCTGACTGCTACGTGGGTTCCTTCGCCATCAAGTCCCTACGGAAGCTGAC gGATGACGAGCTTTTCCAGTACCTTCTGCAGCTGGTACAAGTACTCAAATATGAGTCCTACCTGGACTGCGAGTTGACCAAATTCTTGTTGGGCCGAGCCCTGGCTAACCGCAAGATCGGGCACTTCCTGTTCTGGCACCTCCG ctcTGAGATGCATGTACCGTCCGTGGCCCTGCGTTTTGGCCTCATCATGGAAGCCTACTGCAGAGGCAGCACCCACCACATGAAGGTGCTGATGAAGCAG GGGGAGGCACTGAGCAAGCTTAAGGCCCTGAATGACTTTGTGAAGGCGAGCTCGCAGAAGACCACCAAGCCCCAGACCAAGGAGatgatgcatatgtgtatgcgCCAGGAGACTTACATGGAGGCGCTGTCCCACCTGCAGTCTCCCCTCGACCCCAGCACCCTGCTGGAGGAAGTCTG TGTGGAGCAGTGCACCTTCATGGACTCCAAAATGAAGCCATTGTGGATCATGTACAGCAGCGAGAAGGCAGGCGGTGCCGGCAGCGTGGGCATCATCTTTAAGAACGGGGATG ACCTCCGCCAGGACATGCTGACTCTGCAGATGATCCAGCTCATGGACTTCCTATGGAAGCAGGAGGGCCTGGACCTGAG GATGACCCCCTATGGCTGCCTCCCCACCGGAGATCGCACAGGCCTCATTGAGGTGGTCCTCCACTCGGACACCATCGCCAACATCCAGCTGAATAAAAGCAACATGGCAGCCACGGCTGCGTTCAACAAGGACGCTCTGCTCAACTGGCTCAAGTCTAAGAACCCTGG GGAGGCTCTGGATCGGGCCATTGAGGAATTCACCCTCTCCTGTGCTGGCTACTGTGTGGCCACATATGTGCTGGGCATCGGTGACCGGCACAGCGATAACATCATGatcagagagagtgggcag CTTTTCCACATTGACTTTGGCCACTTTCTGGGGAACTTCAAGACCAAGTTCGGGATCAACCGGGAGCGTGTCCCCTTCATTCTCACCTACGACTTTGTCCACGTGATCCAGCAGGGGAAGACTAACAACAGTGAGAAATTTGAAAG GTTCCGAGGCTACTGTGAACGAGCCTACACCATCCTGCGGCGTCACGGGCTGCTTTTCCTTCATCTCTTCGCCCTCATGCGCGCAGCAGGTCTGCCTGAGCTTAGCTGCTCCAAAGACATCCAGTATCTCAAG GACTCTCTGGCACTAGGGAAGACGGAGGAAGAAGCACTAAAGCACTTCCGGGTGAAGTTCAATGAAGCTCTCCGGGAGAGCTGGAAAACCAAAGTCAACTGGCTGGCACACAATGTGTCCAAGGATAACAGGCAGTAA
- the Pik3cd gene encoding phosphatidylinositol 4,5-bisphosphate 3-kinase catalytic subunit delta isoform isoform X4: MPPGVDCPMEFWTKEESQSVAVDFLLPTGVYLNFPVSRNANLSTIKQVLWHRAQYEPFFHMLSDPEAYVFTCVNQTAEQQELEDEQRRLCDIQPFLPVLRLVAREGDRVKKLINSQISLLIGKGLHEFDSLRDPEVNDFRTKMRQFCEEAAAHRQQLGWVEWLQYSFPLQLEPSARGWRAGLLHVSNRPLLVNVKFEGSEESFTFQVSTKDMPLALMACALRKKATVFRQPLVERPEEYALQVNGRHEYLYGSYPLCHFQYICSCLHSGLTPHLTMVHSSSILAMRDEQSNPAPQVQKPRVKPPPIPAKKPSSVSLWSLEQPFCIELIEGRKVNADERMKLVVQAGLFHGNEMLCKTVSSSEVNVCSEPVWKQRLEFDISICDLPRMARLCFALYAVVEKAKKARSTKKKSKKADCPIAWANLMLFDYKDQLKTGERCLYMWPSVPDEKGELMNPAGTVRGNPNTESAAALVIYLPEVAPHPVYFPALEKILELGRHGERGRITEEELQLREILERRGSGELYEHEKDLVWKMRHEVQEHFPEALARLLLVTKWNKHEDVAQLSQMLYLLCSWPELPVLSALELLDFSFPDCYVGSFAIKSLRKLTDDELFQYLLQLVQVLKYESYLDCELTKFLLGRALANRKIGHFLFWHLRSEMHVPSVALRFGLIMEAYCRGSTHHMKVLMKQGEALSKLKALNDFVKASSQKTTKPQTKEMMHMCMRQETYMEALSHLQSPLDPSTLLEEVCVEQCTFMDSKMKPLWIMYSSEKAGGAGSVGIIFKNGDDLRQDMLTLQMIQLMDFLWKQEGLDLRMTPYGCLPTGDRTGLIEVVLHSDTIANIQLNKSNMAATAAFNKDALLNWLKSKNPGEALDRAIEEFTLSCAGYCVATYVLGIGDRHSDNIMIRESGQLFHIDFGHFLGNFKTKFGINRERVPFILTYDFVHVIQQGKTNNSEKFERFRGYCERAYTILRRHGLLFLHLFALMRAAGLPELSCSKDIQYLKDSLALGKTEEEALKHFRVKFNEALRESWKTKVNWLAHNVSKDNRQ; encoded by the exons ATGCCCCCTGGGGTAGACTGCCCCATGGAGTTCTGGACCAAAGAGGAGAGCCAGAGCGTGGCCGTTGACTTCTTGCTGCCCACAGGAGTCTACTTGAACTTCCCTGTGTCCCGCAATGCCAACCTCAGCACCATCAAGCAG GTGCTGTGGCATCGTGCACAGTATGAGCCGTTCTTCCACATGCTCAGTGACCCCGAGGCTTATGTGTTCACCTGTGTGAACCAGACAGCGGAGCAGCAGGAGTTGGAGGATGAGCAGCGGAGGCTGTGTGACATCCAGCCCTTCCTGCCCGTGCTGCGCCTGGTGGCCCGAGAGGGGGACCGCGTGAAGAAGCTCATCAACTCACAGATCAGCCTCCTCATCGGCAAAG GTCTCCATGAGTTTGATTCCCTGCGGGACCCGGAAGTAAACGACTTCCGCACTAAGATGCGCCAGTTTTGCGAAGAGGCCGCGGCTCACCGCCAGCAGCTGGGCTGGGTGGAATGGCTGCAGTATAGCTTCCCCCTGCAGCTGGAGCCCTCAGCCAGAGGTTGGCGGGCTGGCTTATTGCATGTCAGCAACCGACCCCTGCTGGTCAATGTGAAGTTCGAGGGCAGTGAG GAGAGCTTCACCTTCCAGGTATCCACCAAGGACATGCCCCTCGCACTGATGGCCTGTGCCCTCCGAAAAAAGGCCACCGTGTTCCGGCAGCCTCTGGTGGAGAGGCCTGAGGAGTATGCCCTGCAGGTGAACGGGAGGCACGAGTACCTCTACGGCAGCTACCCCCTCTGCCACTTTCAG TACATCTGTAGCTGCCTGCACAGCGGACTGACTCCCCATCTGACCATGGtccactcctcctccatcctCGCCATGAGGGATGAGCAGAGCAACCCTGCCCCCCAGGTGCAGAAGCCACGAGTCAAACCTCCCCCGATCCCTGCCAAGAAG CcctcctctgtgtccctgtgGTCCCTGGAACAGCCATTCTGCATTGAGCTGATTGAGGGCCGCAAGGTGAATGCGGATGAAAGGATGAAG CTGGTTGTGCAGGCCGGGCTCTTCCACGGCAATGAGATGCTGTGCAAGACTGTGTCGAGCTCAGAGGTGAATGTGTGCTCAGAGCCCGTGTGGAAGCAGCGACTAGAATTCGACATCAGCATCTGTGACCTCCCCCGAATGGCCCGGCTCTGCTTTGCACTCTATGCTGTCGTGGAGAAGGCTAAGAAGGCGCGCTCCACAAAGAAGAAGTCCAAGAAGGCG GACTGTCCCATCGCTTGGGCCAACCTCATGCTATTCGACTACAAAGATCAGCTCAAGACGGGCGAACGGTGCCTCTACATGTGGCCCTCTGTCCCAG ATGAGAAAGGGGAACTGATGAATCCTGCGGGTACAGTACGTGGTAACCCCAACACAGAGAGTGCCGCTGCCCTGGTCATCTACCTACCTGAGGTGGCTCCCCACCCTGTGTACTTCCCTGCTCTGGAGAAG ATCCTGGAGCTGGGGCGTCACGGGGAGCGTGGGCGCATCACAGAGGAGGAG CTGCAGCTGCGGGAGATCCTGGAGCGGCGGGGATCTGGGGAACTGTACGAACATGAGAAGGACCTGGTGTGGAAGATGCGTCACGAAGTCCAGGAGCATTTCCCAGAGGCGCTGGCCCGCCTGCTACTGGTCACCAAGTGGAATAAACATGAGGATGTGGCCCAG CTGTCCCAGATGCTCTATTTGCTGTGCTCCTGGCCCGAGCTTCCTGTGCTGAGCGCCCTGGAGCTTCTGGACTTTAGTTTTCCTGACTGCTACGTGGGTTCCTTCGCCATCAAGTCCCTACGGAAGCTGAC gGATGACGAGCTTTTCCAGTACCTTCTGCAGCTGGTACAAGTACTCAAATATGAGTCCTACCTGGACTGCGAGTTGACCAAATTCTTGTTGGGCCGAGCCCTGGCTAACCGCAAGATCGGGCACTTCCTGTTCTGGCACCTCCG ctcTGAGATGCATGTACCGTCCGTGGCCCTGCGTTTTGGCCTCATCATGGAAGCCTACTGCAGAGGCAGCACCCACCACATGAAGGTGCTGATGAAGCAG GGGGAGGCACTGAGCAAGCTTAAGGCCCTGAATGACTTTGTGAAGGCGAGCTCGCAGAAGACCACCAAGCCCCAGACCAAGGAGatgatgcatatgtgtatgcgCCAGGAGACTTACATGGAGGCGCTGTCCCACCTGCAGTCTCCCCTCGACCCCAGCACCCTGCTGGAGGAAGTCTG TGTGGAGCAGTGCACCTTCATGGACTCCAAAATGAAGCCATTGTGGATCATGTACAGCAGCGAGAAGGCAGGCGGTGCCGGCAGCGTGGGCATCATCTTTAAGAACGGGGATG ACCTCCGCCAGGACATGCTGACTCTGCAGATGATCCAGCTCATGGACTTCCTATGGAAGCAGGAGGGCCTGGACCTGAG GATGACCCCCTATGGCTGCCTCCCCACCGGAGATCGCACAGGCCTCATTGAGGTGGTCCTCCACTCGGACACCATCGCCAACATCCAGCTGAATAAAAGCAACATGGCAGCCACGGCTGCGTTCAACAAGGACGCTCTGCTCAACTGGCTCAAGTCTAAGAACCCTGG GGAGGCTCTGGATCGGGCCATTGAGGAATTCACCCTCTCCTGTGCTGGCTACTGTGTGGCCACATATGTGCTGGGCATCGGTGACCGGCACAGCGATAACATCATGatcagagagagtgggcag CTTTTCCACATTGACTTTGGCCACTTTCTGGGGAACTTCAAGACCAAGTTCGGGATCAACCGGGAGCGTGTCCCCTTCATTCTCACCTACGACTTTGTCCACGTGATCCAGCAGGGGAAGACTAACAACAGTGAGAAATTTGAAAG GTTCCGAGGCTACTGTGAACGAGCCTACACCATCCTGCGGCGTCACGGGCTGCTTTTCCTTCATCTCTTCGCCCTCATGCGCGCAGCAGGTCTGCCTGAGCTTAGCTGCTCCAAAGACATCCAGTATCTCAAG GACTCTCTGGCACTAGGGAAGACGGAGGAAGAAGCACTAAAGCACTTCCGGGTGAAGTTCAATGAAGCTCTCCGGGAGAGCTGGAAAACCAAAGTCAACTGGCTGGCACACAATGTGTCCAAGGATAACAGGCAGTAA